In Streptantibioticus cattleyicolor NRRL 8057 = DSM 46488, a genomic segment contains:
- the npdG gene encoding NADPH-dependent F420 reductase, which yields MTTDANSAATGGKPKPKDPWALPDVSGLVVGVLGGTGDQGRGLAYRLAAAGQQVIVGSRDAARAGAAAAELGRGVRGLANDECARASDVVIVAVPWEGHAATLKALAADLAGKLVVDCVNPLGFDKQGAYAIRPEEGSAAEQAAALLPDSRVTAAFHHLSAVTLQDPSVAEIETDVMVLGDSRADTDVVQALAARIPGMRGVYAGRLRNAHQVESLVANLISVNRRYKAHAGLRLADV from the coding sequence ATGACTACCGATGCGAACTCCGCCGCCACCGGCGGCAAGCCGAAGCCCAAGGACCCCTGGGCGCTGCCGGACGTCTCCGGCCTGGTCGTCGGCGTCCTCGGCGGCACCGGGGACCAGGGACGCGGGCTGGCCTACCGGCTGGCCGCGGCGGGCCAGCAGGTCATCGTCGGCTCCCGGGACGCCGCACGGGCCGGCGCCGCCGCCGCGGAACTGGGCCGGGGCGTCCGGGGCCTGGCCAACGACGAATGCGCCCGCGCCAGCGACGTGGTGATCGTCGCCGTGCCGTGGGAGGGCCACGCGGCCACCCTCAAGGCGCTCGCCGCCGACCTGGCCGGCAAGCTCGTGGTGGACTGCGTCAACCCGCTCGGCTTCGACAAGCAGGGCGCCTACGCCATCCGCCCGGAGGAGGGCAGCGCCGCCGAGCAGGCCGCCGCCCTGCTGCCGGACTCCCGGGTCACCGCCGCCTTCCACCACCTGTCCGCGGTCACCTTGCAGGACCCCTCGGTCGCCGAGATCGAAACGGACGTGATGGTGCTCGGCGACAGCCGCGCCGACACCGACGTGGTCCAGGCGCTCGCCGCCCGCATCCCCGGCATGCGCGGCGTCTACGCCGGCCGGCTGCGCAACGCCCACCAGGTGGAGTCGCTGGTGGCCAACCTGATCTCGGTCAACCGCCGTTACAAGGCGCACGCGGGGCTGCGGCTGGCCGACGTGTGA
- a CDS encoding ABC transporter permease — translation MSATVTAGEGRIGPRGTLRHIGALARRNLLQIKADPESMLDALLMPVILTLLFVYVFGGAISGSRHSYVGYVVPGLLAMMGINIAMAVGTGINTDFRTGVMDRFRTMPIARSSVLVAKIVVEAGRMVVAMAILLGMGFLLGLDVRTDALHLLAAVGLALVFGASLMWIFILLGLTMKTAQAVQGAAMLVLMPLQFGSSIFAPTRTMPGWLRAFTEVNPLSNLADASRGLVNGGPVGHAVWVTLAWAVGITAVTAPLAVARFRKKV, via the coding sequence ATGAGCGCGACGGTGACGGCCGGCGAGGGACGGATCGGGCCGCGCGGCACCCTGCGCCACATCGGCGCGCTGGCCCGGCGCAACCTGCTCCAGATCAAGGCGGACCCGGAGTCGATGCTGGACGCCCTGCTGATGCCGGTGATCCTCACGCTGCTGTTCGTCTACGTCTTCGGCGGCGCGATCTCCGGCAGCCGGCACTCCTACGTCGGCTACGTGGTGCCGGGGCTGCTGGCGATGATGGGCATCAACATCGCGATGGCGGTGGGCACCGGCATCAACACCGACTTCAGGACCGGGGTGATGGACCGGTTCCGCACGATGCCGATAGCCCGTTCCTCGGTGCTGGTCGCCAAGATCGTGGTGGAGGCCGGCCGGATGGTGGTGGCCATGGCGATCCTGCTGGGCATGGGGTTCCTGCTCGGCCTGGACGTGCGCACCGACGCGCTCCATCTGCTGGCCGCGGTCGGGCTCGCCCTGGTCTTCGGCGCCTCGCTGATGTGGATCTTCATTCTGCTGGGGCTCACCATGAAGACCGCGCAGGCGGTGCAGGGGGCGGCGATGCTGGTGCTGATGCCGTTGCAGTTCGGCAGCTCGATCTTCGCCCCGACGCGCACGATGCCGGGCTGGCTGCGGGCGTTCACCGAGGTCAACCCGTTGTCCAACCTGGCCGACGCCAGCCGCGGGCTGGTCAACGGCGGTCCGGTGGGGCACGCGGTGTGGGTCACCCTGGCGTGGGCGGTGGGCATCACGGCGGTGACCGCGCCGCTGGCCGTGGCGAGGTTCCGCAAGAAGGTGTGA
- a CDS encoding site-2 protease family protein — translation MPSWSAARSAGDGRRVSPVFWGILAVLAVSGWGVWSAPAAQGGGRGVRFALFVFVVSGWLVSLCLHEYAHARTALHGGDTSVTAKGYLTLNPLRYTHAALSFVLPVLFVILGGIGLPGGAVYIERGRIRGRWRHSLVSAAGPLVNAVLAVVLALPFWLGATSWAPPQFLAALAFLALLQVTAAILNLLPVPGLDGYGVVEPWLSPGVRRQIEPFAPFGMIAVFGCLWWVPRISHWFWQLVDAVLRACHVPPGYWSAGYELFRFWQR, via the coding sequence ATGCCTTCGTGGTCCGCCGCGCGGTCGGCAGGTGACGGTCGCCGGGTGAGCCCGGTGTTCTGGGGCATCCTGGCGGTGCTGGCGGTCTCCGGCTGGGGGGTGTGGTCGGCCCCGGCGGCGCAGGGCGGCGGGCGCGGGGTGCGCTTCGCGCTCTTCGTGTTCGTGGTGAGCGGCTGGCTGGTCTCGCTGTGCCTGCACGAGTACGCCCACGCGCGCACCGCGCTGCACGGCGGCGACACCTCGGTGACCGCCAAGGGCTATCTGACGCTCAACCCGCTGCGCTACACCCATGCCGCGCTCAGCTTCGTGCTGCCGGTGCTCTTCGTGATCCTGGGCGGCATCGGGCTGCCCGGCGGCGCGGTCTACATCGAACGGGGCCGGATCCGCGGCCGGTGGCGGCACAGCCTGGTCTCGGCGGCGGGGCCGCTGGTCAACGCGGTGCTGGCGGTCGTCCTCGCGCTGCCGTTCTGGCTGGGGGCGACCTCGTGGGCGCCGCCGCAGTTCCTGGCCGCGCTCGCCTTCCTGGCGCTGCTCCAGGTGACCGCGGCCATCCTCAACCTGCTGCCGGTGCCGGGGCTGGACGGGTACGGGGTGGTGGAGCCGTGGCTGTCACCGGGTGTGCGGCGGCAGATCGAGCCGTTCGCGCCCTTCGGGATGATCGCGGTCTTCGGCTGCCTGTGGTGGGTGCCGCGGATCAGCCACTGGTTCTGGCAGCTGGTGGACGCGGTGCTGCGGGCCTGCCACGTACCGCCCGGGTACTGGTCGGCCGGGTACGAGCTGTTCCGCTTCTGGCAGCGGTGA
- the panB gene encoding 3-methyl-2-oxobutanoate hydroxymethyltransferase yields MTHVQAAAKPSGAPSSDSSKALYGGTGTRRVTVRDIAAAKRRGEKWPMLTAYDAMTASVFDEAGIPVLLVGDSMGNCHLGYDSTVPVTMDEITMLSAAVVRGTSRALVVADLPFGAYQEGAVQALRNATRLVKEAGVGAVKLEGGERSAHQIELLVSSGIPVMAHIGLTPQSVNAFGGYPVQGRGEEAAQQLRRDAKAVQDAGAFAVVLELVPAELAAEVTAALHVPTVGIGAGPDCDAQVLVWTDMAGMTGGRTPRFVKRYAALREVLGDAAKAFAEDVVSAAYPAEEHSFH; encoded by the coding sequence ATGACGCACGTTCAGGCTGCCGCAAAACCTTCCGGTGCTCCCTCCTCCGACAGCAGCAAGGCGCTGTACGGGGGCACGGGCACCCGGCGCGTCACCGTCCGCGACATCGCCGCCGCCAAGCGCCGCGGTGAGAAGTGGCCCATGCTGACCGCCTACGACGCGATGACCGCGTCGGTCTTCGACGAGGCGGGCATCCCCGTCCTGCTGGTGGGCGACTCGATGGGCAACTGCCACCTCGGGTACGACAGCACCGTGCCGGTGACGATGGACGAGATCACCATGTTGTCGGCCGCGGTGGTGCGCGGCACCAGCCGGGCGCTGGTCGTGGCCGACCTGCCGTTCGGCGCGTACCAGGAGGGCGCCGTGCAGGCGCTGCGCAACGCCACCCGGCTGGTGAAGGAGGCCGGGGTGGGCGCGGTGAAGCTGGAGGGCGGCGAGCGCTCGGCCCACCAGATCGAGCTGCTGGTCTCCTCCGGCATCCCGGTGATGGCGCACATCGGGCTCACCCCGCAGTCGGTCAACGCCTTCGGCGGCTACCCGGTGCAGGGGCGCGGCGAGGAGGCCGCCCAGCAGTTGCGGCGGGACGCCAAGGCGGTGCAGGACGCCGGGGCGTTCGCGGTGGTGCTGGAGCTGGTCCCGGCCGAGCTGGCCGCCGAGGTGACGGCGGCGCTGCACGTGCCGACGGTGGGCATCGGGGCCGGTCCTGACTGCGACGCGCAGGTGCTGGTGTGGACGGACATGGCGGGCATGACCGGCGGCCGGACGCCGCGCTTCGTCAAGCGGTACGCGGCCCTGCGCGAGGTGCTCGGCGACGCGGCGAAGGCGTTCGCCGAGGACGTGGTCTCGGCCGCCTACCCGGCCGAGGAGCACAGCTTCCACTGA
- a CDS encoding MFS transporter, which produces MPVALLALAMSAFGIGTTEFVMMGLLPDVAADLHTSVPTAGYLVSAYALGVVVGAPLLTALGARLPRRRMLVLLMALFTVGNLASAVAPGFGTLAAARFLAGLPHGAFFGVGAVVAARLVEERRGARAVARMFLGLTVANVLGVPVATLLGQHVGWRATFAVVAVIGVVAVAALAALVPVLPAERVGGLRGEAGALRDRHVLLALVTTVFGFAGVFAVYSYLASMMTEVTGVTATTVTFVLALFGVGMTLGALIAGPLTDHALRPTLYGSLAALAAVLLLFPVAVRHEVTALVAVVLLGMVGFATTTPLQMMVMRKARHAPTLASASNQAAFNLANAGGAWVGGVAISAGWGWTSPALVGSALAVTGLAVAAVSGRLDRSAPAGVSDYLPRARPIPSRRG; this is translated from the coding sequence ATGCCTGTGGCCCTGCTCGCATTGGCCATGAGTGCTTTCGGCATCGGCACGACCGAGTTCGTCATGATGGGCCTGCTGCCCGACGTGGCGGCCGACCTGCACACCTCCGTCCCCACCGCCGGCTACCTGGTCTCCGCCTACGCGCTCGGCGTGGTGGTCGGCGCCCCGCTGCTCACCGCGCTCGGCGCCCGGCTGCCGCGCCGCCGGATGCTGGTGCTCCTCATGGCGCTGTTCACCGTCGGCAACCTGGCCTCCGCCGTCGCCCCCGGCTTCGGCACGCTGGCCGCCGCCCGGTTCCTCGCCGGGCTGCCGCACGGCGCCTTCTTCGGCGTCGGCGCCGTGGTCGCCGCCCGCCTGGTGGAAGAACGACGCGGCGCCCGCGCGGTGGCCCGGATGTTCCTGGGCCTGACCGTGGCCAACGTGCTCGGCGTACCGGTGGCCACGCTGCTGGGCCAGCACGTCGGCTGGCGGGCCACCTTCGCGGTGGTCGCCGTGATCGGCGTGGTCGCGGTGGCCGCCCTGGCCGCGCTGGTGCCCGTGCTGCCGGCCGAACGCGTCGGCGGCCTGCGCGGCGAGGCCGGCGCGCTGCGCGACCGGCACGTGCTGCTCGCCCTGGTCACCACGGTCTTCGGCTTCGCCGGGGTGTTCGCCGTCTACAGCTACCTCGCCTCGATGATGACCGAGGTCACCGGAGTCACCGCGACCACGGTCACCTTCGTGCTGGCGCTCTTCGGGGTCGGCATGACCCTCGGCGCGCTGATCGCCGGCCCGCTCACCGACCACGCGCTGCGGCCCACCCTCTACGGCTCGCTCGCCGCGCTCGCCGCCGTCCTGCTGCTCTTCCCGGTGGCGGTACGCCACGAGGTCACCGCGCTGGTCGCCGTCGTCCTGCTGGGCATGGTGGGCTTCGCCACCACCACCCCGCTCCAGATGATGGTGATGCGCAAGGCCCGGCACGCCCCGACCCTCGCCTCGGCCTCCAACCAGGCGGCGTTCAACCTGGCCAACGCGGGTGGGGCGTGGGTGGGAGGGGTGGCGATCAGTGCGGGGTGGGGGTGGACGTCGCCGGCGCTTGTCGGCTCCGCCCTCGCGGTAACCGGTCTCGCCGTCGCGGCCGTCTCCGGCCGCCTCGACCGGTCCGCTCCCGCTGGCGTCAGCGATTACCTCCCCCGGGCGCGCCCGATCCCGTCTCGTCGTGGCTGA
- a CDS encoding sigma-70 family RNA polymerase sigma factor, which yields MREDLVVDGGRPSGCDPEEELMRALYREHAGALYAYVLRLVGGDRYAAEDVVQETLLRAWRNAARLSPVPGRRAGASSTRSLRPWLVTVARRVVIDGYRSRRVRPPEAGPAALEQIPAEDELDRALRLMTLSDALGELSEAHRQVLVETYFKGRTANEAAAELGVPPGTVRSRIFYALRSLRVALEERGVTS from the coding sequence ATGCGCGAGGATTTGGTCGTGGACGGCGGCCGTCCTTCGGGTTGCGACCCGGAGGAGGAGCTGATGCGGGCCCTGTACCGGGAGCACGCGGGCGCGCTGTACGCCTATGTGCTGCGGCTGGTCGGCGGTGACCGGTACGCCGCCGAGGACGTGGTGCAGGAGACGCTGCTGCGGGCGTGGCGCAACGCCGCGCGGCTGAGTCCGGTGCCGGGGCGGCGGGCGGGGGCGTCCTCGACCCGTTCGCTGCGGCCGTGGCTGGTGACGGTGGCCCGGCGGGTGGTGATCGACGGCTACCGCTCGCGGCGGGTGCGTCCGCCGGAGGCGGGTCCGGCGGCGCTGGAGCAGATCCCGGCCGAGGACGAACTGGACCGGGCGCTGCGGCTGATGACGCTCTCCGACGCGCTGGGCGAGCTGTCCGAGGCCCACCGCCAGGTGCTGGTGGAGACGTACTTCAAGGGGCGCACCGCCAACGAGGCGGCGGCCGAGCTGGGGGTGCCGCCGGGCACCGTCCGCTCCCGGATCTTCTACGCGCTGCGCAGTCTGCGGGTGGCGCTGGAGGAACGGGGGGTGACCTCGTGA
- a CDS encoding anti-sigma factor family protein: MTAAHHHDPHVDVGAYALGVLDEADAERFERHLAVCGRCAARLEEFGALVPVLAELGQAGVPEPPDAGLPDRLLARVAQHRRAGRRRRWLTAVSAALLIVAGPTAAVLVAGEGAPPTAVSTAAVRHAATDPRTGVSAVVGVTGFPWGSRIDLRLSGVYGPLTCRLVVVGRDGGRETVANWRVPPAGYGTDDQRRSLEVSGATTMTPAGIARFTVVTDQGRELVSVAG; this comes from the coding sequence GTGACCGCCGCGCACCACCACGATCCCCATGTGGACGTCGGCGCCTACGCGTTGGGGGTGCTGGACGAGGCCGACGCGGAGCGCTTCGAGCGCCATCTGGCGGTGTGCGGGCGGTGCGCGGCGCGGCTGGAGGAGTTCGGCGCGCTGGTGCCGGTGCTGGCCGAGCTGGGGCAGGCGGGGGTGCCGGAGCCGCCGGACGCCGGTCTGCCGGACCGGCTGCTGGCGCGGGTGGCGCAGCACCGGCGGGCCGGGCGGCGGCGCCGGTGGCTGACGGCGGTGTCGGCGGCGCTGCTGATCGTGGCCGGGCCGACCGCCGCCGTACTGGTCGCCGGGGAGGGCGCGCCGCCGACCGCGGTCTCCACCGCCGCGGTGCGCCACGCGGCGACCGATCCGCGCACCGGGGTCTCGGCGGTGGTCGGGGTGACCGGCTTCCCCTGGGGGTCCCGGATCGATCTGCGGCTGTCGGGGGTGTACGGGCCGCTCACCTGTCGGCTGGTGGTGGTGGGGCGGGACGGCGGACGGGAGACGGTCGCCAACTGGCGGGTGCCGCCGGCCGGTTACGGCACCGACGACCAGCGCCGGTCGCTGGAGGTGAGCGGGGCGACCACGATGACACCGGCCGGCATCGCCCGGTTCACGGTGGTGACCGACCAGGGGCGGGAGCTGGTGTCGGTCGCCGGGTGA
- a CDS encoding NAD+ synthase, giving the protein MPQLRLALNQIDSCVGDLAGNTESIVRWTRHAAEQGAHLIAFPEMALTGYPVEDLALRPSFVEASRAALTALAARLAAEGLGEVPVVVGYLDRSEKAQPRYGQPAGAPQNAAAVLHRGGVVLSFAKHHLPNYGVFDEFRYFVPGDTLPVIRVRGVDVALAICEDLWQDGGRVPATRTAGAGLLLSVNASPYEVAKDDTRLELVRKRAQEAGCTLAYLAMIGGQDELVFDGDSIVVSAQGEVITRAPQFEEGCVLVDLDLPAAAAQPPSGVADDGLTIDHRIVSAEPLPPYEAQVTGELAARLGDDEEIYTALVVGLRAYLAKNGFRSVLIGLSGGIDSALVAAIACDAVGARHVYGVSMPSRYSSEHSKDDAAELARRTGLNFRTVPIGPMFDAYMGRLALTGLAEENLQARLRGTTLMALSNQEGHLVLAPGNKSELACGYSTLYGDAVGGFAPIKDVLKTKVWELARWRNHAAAERGQIPPVPENSIAKPPSAELRPGQVDTDSLPDYELLDRIIDLYVEQDQGYEAIVAAGFAPETVTRVLRLVDTAEYKRRQYPPGTKITPKGFGKDRRLPVTSRWREGV; this is encoded by the coding sequence GTGCCTCAACTTCGTCTCGCCCTCAATCAGATCGACAGCTGCGTCGGCGACCTCGCCGGGAACACCGAATCGATCGTGCGCTGGACCCGGCACGCGGCCGAGCAGGGCGCGCATCTGATCGCGTTCCCCGAGATGGCGCTGACCGGTTACCCGGTGGAGGACCTGGCGCTGCGGCCGTCCTTCGTCGAGGCGTCCCGGGCCGCGCTCACCGCGCTGGCCGCCCGGCTCGCCGCGGAGGGGCTCGGCGAGGTCCCGGTGGTCGTCGGCTACCTCGACCGCAGCGAGAAGGCGCAGCCGCGGTACGGGCAGCCGGCCGGCGCCCCGCAGAACGCCGCCGCCGTCCTCCACCGCGGTGGCGTGGTGCTCTCCTTCGCCAAGCACCACCTGCCCAACTACGGCGTCTTCGACGAGTTCCGCTACTTCGTGCCCGGCGACACCCTGCCGGTGATCCGGGTGCGCGGCGTGGACGTGGCGCTGGCGATCTGCGAGGACCTGTGGCAGGACGGCGGCCGGGTGCCCGCCACCCGTACCGCCGGGGCCGGGCTGCTGCTGTCGGTCAACGCCTCGCCGTACGAGGTGGCCAAGGACGACACCCGGCTGGAGCTGGTGCGCAAGCGGGCCCAGGAGGCCGGCTGCACGCTGGCGTACCTGGCGATGATCGGCGGCCAGGACGAGCTGGTCTTCGACGGGGACTCCATCGTGGTCTCGGCGCAGGGCGAGGTGATCACCCGGGCCCCGCAGTTCGAGGAGGGGTGCGTCCTGGTCGACCTGGACCTGCCGGCCGCCGCCGCGCAGCCGCCGTCCGGGGTGGCCGACGACGGGCTCACCATCGACCACCGGATCGTCTCGGCCGAACCCCTGCCGCCCTACGAGGCCCAGGTCACCGGCGAACTGGCGGCCCGCCTCGGCGACGACGAGGAGATCTACACCGCGCTGGTGGTGGGGCTGCGCGCCTACCTGGCCAAGAACGGCTTCCGCAGCGTGCTGATCGGCCTGTCCGGCGGCATCGACTCCGCGCTGGTCGCCGCCATCGCCTGCGACGCGGTCGGGGCCCGGCACGTGTACGGGGTCTCCATGCCCTCCCGCTACTCCTCGGAGCACTCCAAGGACGACGCGGCGGAACTGGCACGGCGCACCGGGCTCAACTTCCGTACGGTGCCGATCGGGCCCATGTTCGACGCGTACATGGGCCGGCTCGCGCTGACCGGGCTCGCCGAGGAGAACCTCCAGGCACGCCTGCGCGGCACCACCCTGATGGCCCTGTCCAACCAGGAGGGCCACCTGGTCCTCGCCCCCGGCAACAAGTCCGAGCTGGCCTGCGGCTACTCCACGCTCTACGGGGACGCGGTGGGCGGCTTCGCGCCGATCAAGGACGTACTCAAGACCAAGGTCTGGGAACTGGCCCGCTGGCGCAACCACGCCGCCGCCGAACGCGGCCAGATCCCGCCCGTCCCGGAGAACTCCATCGCCAAACCCCCCTCCGCCGAACTGCGCCCCGGCCAGGTCGACACCGACTCCCTGCCGGACTACGAACTCCTCGACCGGATCATCGACCTGTACGTCGAGCAGGACCAGGGGTACGAGGCGATCGTGGCGGCGGGGTTCGCACCCGAGACGGTGACGCGGGTCCTGCGCCTCGTGGACACGGCGGAGTACAAACGGCGGCAGTACCCGCCGGGTACGAAGATCACCCCCAAGGGCTTCGGCAAGGACCGCCGCCTCCCGGTGACAAGCCGCTGGCGCGAGGGCGTCTGA
- a CDS encoding endonuclease/exonuclease/phosphatase family protein, with product MLCHAAVPNTVGNLGSLLETFLPWVGLAVPVLLVCALLRRSATALAALLVPAVVWLNLFGGLIADKSVTGGNLTVVTHNVNAGNPDPAATAKDVAAAGADVVALEELTGQALPVYEHGLAAAYPYRAVEGTVALWSKYPLHDTAPVDIRLGWVRALRTTVTTPHGDVAVYVAHMPSVRVQLHGGFTADQRDASAAALGRAISAEPLPRVVLLGDLNGTMNDRSLAPLTAQMRSAQGAAGDGFGFSWPAAFPMARIDQIMVKGVVPTRSRVLPDTGSDHLPVAATLRVEG from the coding sequence ATGCTCTGCCACGCCGCCGTCCCCAACACCGTCGGCAACCTCGGCAGCCTGCTGGAGACCTTCCTGCCCTGGGTGGGGCTGGCGGTGCCGGTGCTGCTGGTCTGCGCGTTGCTGCGCCGCTCGGCCACCGCGCTGGCGGCGCTGCTGGTGCCCGCCGTGGTCTGGCTCAACCTCTTCGGCGGGCTGATCGCCGACAAGTCCGTCACCGGCGGCAACCTCACCGTGGTCACCCACAACGTCAACGCCGGCAACCCCGACCCGGCCGCGACCGCCAAGGACGTCGCCGCCGCCGGCGCCGACGTGGTCGCCCTGGAGGAGCTGACCGGCCAGGCGCTGCCGGTGTACGAGCACGGGCTCGCCGCCGCCTACCCGTACCGCGCGGTGGAGGGCACGGTCGCGCTGTGGAGCAAGTACCCGCTGCACGACACCGCCCCGGTCGACATCCGGCTCGGCTGGGTCCGGGCGCTGCGCACCACGGTCACCACGCCCCACGGCGACGTGGCGGTCTACGTCGCCCACATGCCCTCGGTACGGGTGCAACTGCACGGCGGCTTCACCGCCGACCAGCGGGACGCCAGCGCGGCGGCGCTCGGACGCGCCATCTCCGCCGAGCCGCTGCCCCGGGTGGTCCTCCTCGGCGACCTCAACGGCACCATGAACGACCGCAGCCTCGCCCCGCTCACCGCCCAGATGCGGTCCGCGCAGGGGGCGGCCGGGGACGGCTTCGGCTTCAGCTGGCCGGCCGCGTTCCCGATGGCCCGCATCGACCAGATCATGGTCAAGGGCGTGGTGCCCACCCGGTCCCGGGTGCTGCCGGACACCGGGAGCGACCACCTGCCGGTGGCGGCGACCTTGCGGGTGGAGGGCTGA
- the map gene encoding type I methionyl aminopeptidase — translation MSGQSPLVPGTLSPTRKVPASIPRPEYVGRPAPTPYTGPEVQDAETVEKMRIASRLAARAMEEAAKAVKPGTTTDELDRIAHEYLCDHQAYPSDLGYRGFPKSICTSLNEVICHGIPDSTELRDGDIVNLDVTAYIHGVHGDTNATYLCGEVDEESRLLVERTRESLARAVKAVRPGRQINVIGRVIESYAKRFGYGVVRDFTGHGINTSFHSGLIVPHYDDPRATTVMRPGMTFTIEPMLTLGTHEYDVWEDGWTVVTKDRRRTAQFEHTLVVTDTGAEILTLP, via the coding sequence ATGTCTGGCCAGTCTCCCCTCGTTCCCGGCACCCTCTCCCCCACCCGCAAGGTGCCCGCGTCGATCCCGCGTCCGGAGTACGTGGGCAGGCCCGCGCCGACGCCCTACACCGGGCCGGAGGTGCAGGACGCGGAGACCGTCGAGAAGATGCGGATCGCCTCGCGGCTGGCGGCCCGGGCGATGGAGGAGGCGGCCAAGGCGGTCAAGCCGGGCACCACCACCGACGAGCTGGACCGCATCGCCCACGAGTACCTGTGCGACCACCAGGCGTACCCCTCCGACCTGGGCTACCGGGGCTTCCCCAAGTCGATCTGCACCTCGCTCAACGAGGTCATCTGCCACGGCATCCCGGACTCCACCGAGCTGCGCGACGGCGACATCGTCAACCTGGACGTGACCGCCTACATCCACGGCGTGCACGGCGACACCAACGCCACCTACCTGTGCGGCGAGGTGGACGAGGAGTCGCGGCTGCTGGTGGAGCGCACCCGCGAATCGCTGGCCCGGGCCGTCAAGGCGGTGCGGCCGGGCCGGCAGATCAACGTGATCGGCCGGGTCATCGAGTCGTACGCCAAGCGCTTCGGGTACGGCGTGGTGCGCGACTTCACCGGGCACGGCATCAACACCTCGTTCCACTCCGGGCTGATCGTGCCGCACTACGACGACCCGCGGGCCACCACGGTGATGCGGCCGGGGATGACGTTCACCATCGAGCCGATGCTGACGCTCGGCACCCACGAGTACGACGTGTGGGAGGACGGCTGGACGGTGGTCACCAAGGACCGCAGGCGCACCGCCCAGTTCGAGCACACGCTGGTGGTCACCGACACCGGGGCGGAGATCCTGACGCTGCCCTGA